The sequence below is a genomic window from Methylotuvimicrobium alcaliphilum 20Z.
TAAGCTACGCCGAACTGAACGCCAAAGCCAACCAACTGGCACACTACCTGATCGAACTGGGCGTGGGACCGGACGTACTGGTGGGCATCTGTCTGGAACGCTCGCTGAAGATGGTGATCGGTTTGCTAAGCATCTTGAAGGCCGGCGGGGCTTACGTGCCGCTCGATCCCAACTATCCGGCCGAGCGGCGGGCATTGATATTGGCCGATGCCGGCGTCAAGCTATTGCTAACCCGCGAAGCACTGAACTCCGAACTCGCGGAGAATTCGGATTCGATGACGGCGCAAGGCGGAGTCGTCTACCTAGACCGCGACGGGCCGGCCATTGCCGCGTATCCCGCGACGAACCCGACGGTGAGCATACATCCCTTGCATCTGGCCTATCTGATTTATACCTCCGGCTCGACCGGTCGCCCGAAAGGCGTGGCGGTCTGTCACGGCAACGCGGTGCATTCGACTCTTGCTCGTTTCCAAGCTTACCCCGATCCGGTCGAGGCCTATCTGCTGCTATCCTCGTTCGCCTTCGACAGCTCGGTGGCCGGCATTTTCTGGACCTTGGGCCAAGGCGGCCGCCTGTGCTTACCCAATGACGACGCCGGTAAGGATCCAGCCGAGCTAGCGGCCTTGATCGAACGCCATCGCGTCTCGCACCTGCTGGCCCTACCCTCGCTGTATCGCCTGCTACAGGAACAACCGGCCACGCAATTGTCCGGACTGAAAGCCGTCATCGTCGCCGGCGAAGCCTGTACCACCGACGTGGTCCAGCACCATTTCGACGTCTTGCCTGCCGTCAAACTCTACAACGAATACGGCCCAACCGAGGGCACGGTCTGGAGCAGCGTTTATCTCGCCGAACCGGACGACCTGGACCGGCCATTAGCGATCGGCCGGCCCATCGCCAACGTTCGCCTCTACATCCTAGACCGGAACCTCAATTCGCTGCCGGCCGGCGTGGCCGGCGAACTGTACATCGGCGGCGCCGGTGTTGTGCGCGGTTACCTGCAGCGTCCGGCGCTGACGGCGGAACGCTTTATCCCCGATCCATTTCAAGCCGACGGCGGCCGTTTGTACAAAACCGGCGACATCGCACGCTATCGGCCGGACGGCAACATCGACTACCTGGGCCGCATCGACCACCAAGTCAAAATTCGGGGTTTCCGCATCGAACTGGGCGAAATCGAAGCGCAATTGCTCAAGCAAGCGGAGATCAATGACGCCGTGGTGATTGCCAGAGAAGATCAACCCGGCGACAAGCGCTTGGTGGCTTATCTGGTTCCGCATGCAGAGGCCAACACCGAGGCCGTGCGAGCTAATGTCGATCGCCTTAAAGCCCAACTCAAACAACATCTGCCGGACTACATGGTGCCTAGTACCTTCGTAGTACTAGAGGCTATGCCACTGTCTGCTAACGGCAAGTTGGATAGGAAGCAGTTACCGGCGCCGGATCTCAGCGAACAACTGAAAAAGGCCTACATAGCACCGCGCACGGAAACCGAACGAGTTCTGGCCGAGATTTGGCAGGAAGTCTTGGGAGTCGAACAAGTGGGCATAGAAGACGATTTTTTCGAATTGGGAGGGCATTCGTTGTTGGCCACGCAATTGATGTCGCGAATTACCAAGCGCTTTTCGATTGAATTACCGCTACGCGACCTATTCGAGCATGGCCAGATTGCGGCCTTGGCTGAAATGATAGCAAGACAGCAAGCCGACGGGAACGCACTACATGCGGTCACGATACTGCCCTACCCCCGCGACGCCCTGATCCCACTATCCTATGCCCAACAACGCCTGTGGTTTCTGGACCAACTGGAGCCGGACAACCCCTTCTACAACATCCCGGTGGCTTTACGTCTAATCGGTTGCCTGGATATTGCCGCGCTGGCGCAAAGCTTCGCGGCCATCGTCCGCCGGCACGAAGTGCTGCGGACCGTGTTCGACACTGGCCCGGACGGCGAAGCCGTGCAACTCATTCTTCCGGACCTGATAGCGGAACTGGAACCCATCGACCTGACCGGTTTAGGAGCCGGTCAAGAGGATGCATGGCAAGCGTTATGCGGGCAAGAAGCCGCCGAACCTTTCGACTTGCGTAACGGCCCCTTGATCCGCGCTCGTTTGTTGCGGCTAAAAGATAATGCCGAACAGCAGGATGCGCTGCTGTTATTAACCATGCACCACATCGTCTCCGACGGTTGGTCGGCGGAACTGTTGGTCAAGGAATTCAGCGCGCTGTACCGGGCGTTTACACAAGGACTCGCCGCGCCGCTGGCGGAATTACCGATTCAATACGCCGATTTTTCCTGCTGGCAGCGTCAGTGGTTGAACGGAGAGGTACTGGAGCGCCAGTTACATTACTGGCGGCAACAACTAGACGGCTCGCCGCTGGTGTTGGACCTGCCGACCGACCGACCGCGGCCAGCGGTAATGACCTACCGTGGTGCCACCTTATCGTTCGAGCTGCCGTTGGAAACGGCGCAAGCGATACGGGCGTTGAGCCGGCAACACAATGTCTCGTTGTTCATAGCGCTATTAGCCGTATTCCAACTACTGCTCAGCCGATACAGCGGCCAAGCGGATCTGTGCGTCGGCAGTCCGGTAGCCAACCGCAATCGACCGGAAATTGAAAGCGTGATCGGCTTTTTCGTCAACACCTTGGTCCTGCGCGCCGACCTCTCGACCAACCCGACGGTGGCCGAATTGTTGGCGCAAATCAAAACCACGGTCCTGGATGCCCAACAGCACCAAGACCTGCCGTTCGAAAAACTGGTCGAAGCGCTGCAGCCTGAGCGCGACCCGAGCCGCAGTCCGCTGTTCCAAGTCATGTTCGTACTGGCCAAACAAGAGCCGCTGACGTTAAGGCTGCCGGATTTAAGCGTCGAATTGATCGAAGATTCCGGCAAGATAGCCAAATTCGACTTAACCCTGCATATTCAAGACTGGCCGGACGGCAGGATCAGCGGAAGCTGGGAATACAACACCGACCTGTACGATGTTAGCAGTATCGAACGGCTGGAACGGCATTACCAACAACTGCTGCAAGCGATTGTTGCCCAGCCGCAGTGCAGAGTCAGTGAACTCCCGCTGCTGAGCGAAGCGGAAACCCGGCAAATTCTCATCGACTGGAACGCGACCGAAGTTGCCTATCCGCAGGGCCGCTGTATTCACCAGCTGTTCGAAGCGCAAGCCGAGAAAACTCCGGGTGCGATTGCGCTGAGCTTTGAAGATCAGCATCTCACCTACGCCGAATTGAATGCCCAAGCCAACCAACTGGCGCATTACCTGATCGAGCGGGGTGTGAGCCCGGACGTGCTGGTCGGCATTTGCCTGGAACGCTCGCTGGAGATGGTCGTCGGCTTGCTGGGAATCTTGAAGGCTGGCGGGGCTTATGTACCGCTAGATCCTCACTATCCGGCCGAGCGGCGGGTGTTGATCTTTGCCGATGCCGGCATCGAGCTATTGCTAACCTGCGAAGCACTGAACGCCGAACTTGCAGAGAATGCTGCGTACCCTACGGACTTGTTGACGAGAGATTGTATCATCCACCTAGACAGCGACGGGCCGGCTATGGCCGGGTATCCCGCCACGAACCCGTCAGTGAGCGTGCATCCTTTGCATTTGGCCTATCTAATCTACACCTCCGGTTCCACCGGCCGGCCCAAAGGCGTGGCGGTGAACCACCGCAACGCGGTGCATTCCACTTGGGCCAGGCTCAGCGAATATCCCGAACAGGTGCAAGCTTATCTGTTGTTATCGTCGCTTGCTTTCGACAGCTCGGTGGCCGGCATCTTCTGGACCCTAGCTCAAGGCGGTTGTTTATGCCTACCCCATGAAGACAGCAGCAAAGACCCGGTGTCGCTGGCTGCCTTGATCGAGCGACATGACATCTCCCACTTGTTGGCCTTGCCGTCGCTGTATGCGGTGCTCTTGGAACAAACTACCCAAGCCTTAAGCCGTCTGCAAGTCGCCATCGTCGCCGGCGAAGCCTGTCCGACTGATGTCGTTAAACGCCACCTTGCCGTTTTGCCCGATGCCAAACTCTACAACGAATACGGCCCGACCGAAGGCACTGTCTGGAGCAGCATCTATCTTGCCGGGCCAGACGACCAGGATCGGCCTTTAGCGATCGGCCGGCCGATCGCCAACGTCCGCCTTTACAACCTGGATCGCCAACTAAACCCAGCCCCAATCGGCGTGGCCGGCGAACTGTACATCGGCGGTGCCGGCATCGTGCCCGGCTACTGGCAACGCCCTGGCCTGACCGCCGAACGCTTCATCCCCGACCCCTTTGGCCCGGCCGACGGGCGGTTGTACAAAACAGGCGACCTTGTGCGCTATCGCGCCGACGGCGCAATCGAGTTCCTGGGACGACTCGACCACCAAGTCAAGATTCGCGGTTTTCGCATTGAACTGGGTGAAATCGAAGCCCAATTGTTGCAACAACCGGAGATCAAGGACGCCGTAGTGGTTGCACGAGAAGACCAACCCGGCGACAAACGGTTGGTGGCTTATGTGGTTCCACTTCCGACGGAAGCAGACACAGAGACCGAGCGCAACCTCGCCGAGCACCTCAAAACCATGCTCAAACAACATCTGCCGGATTACATGGTGCCCAGCGCCTTCGTGGTACTGAAGGCCATGCCGCTGTCCGCCAACGGCAAACTCGACCGCAAACGGCTACCGACACCGGATTTCATTGGCTTCGGCAATCGCGAATACGTAGCGCCGACTGGCGAAACCGAAGAAGCTATAGCCGAAGTCTGGCAGCAATTGCTGGGTGTTGAACGTATTAGCCGCAACGATCATTTCTTCGAATTGGGCGGGCATTCATTGCTAGTCATTCAACTCATTCAACGTCTTTCGGTACTCGAGATGACGATAGACGCGAGAACTGTATTTATTACGCCGATATTGGCAAATATGGCATCGGCAGTAACCGTTCGCCAAAACAATTTTGAAATTCCGCCCAATTTGCTTGACCAAGCGGAATACGAGCCCGAAGAAACGCTAGAGGAATTCAGATTATGAGTTTGGAACAGGTTATCGCCAGGATACAAGAAAAAAATATCGGGGTATTGTTGGACGGCGGGGAATTGGTGATCCGCGCTCCGCAAGGGGCGATGGACGCGGAGACTATGTGCTTGCTAAAACATCACAAACAATCGCTGATCGAGTTGCTGCAAACATGGAACGACGATTCGATCAGAATAAAAAGTGCACCGTCGTCCGCAAGTATCACCCCCACCAAATTGCCGTTGATTGAGTTGTCGCAAACCGACATCGACCGCATTGTCGAGACCGCGCCGGGCGGCATCGGTAATATTCAAGACATTTATCCGTTAGCGCCGCTGCAATCGGGCATCTTATTTCACCACTTGATGGACGCCGAAGGCGACACTTACTTATCAAGATCAATCCTTGCCTTCGATAGCCGCGAAAGGGTGGATCGCTTCGTTGCGGCATTGCAGCAAGTCATCGAGCGGCACGATATACTCCGTACCTCTTTGGCTTGGCAGGATTTGCCTCAGCCGGTGCAGGTGGTTTGTCGAAAAGCATTATTGCCGCTTCATGAGTTGGCTGCTCCGAGCGGCGGCGCATTGGTGTCATTATTGGCTGCTAGCGACCCAAGCCATGTGCGCTTGGATTTGGGTAAAGCGCCTTTGTTAGCGGCATACGTGATAGCCGAGCCGCAAAACGGCGAATGGTTATTGGCACTGCTAAACCACCATATCGTTTGCGACCATATCAGCCTGGAATTCATTATTGGCGAAATTCGTTTACTGCTGAATGGGCGCGCTAATGAGTTGCCGCCAGCGTTTCCCTATCGCAATTTCATCGCTCAGCTTCGATTGCTGGATCCCGACAA
It includes:
- a CDS encoding non-ribosomal peptide synthetase, which produces MQRKTVLRLLGHFQCLLHGVLADPDCLLSELPLLTVSERRQQMAWNSTAFDHPDIPTLHGLFETQTEKTPDAIALSFGGDSLSYAELNAKANQLAHYLIELGVGPDVLVGICLERSLKMVIGLLSILKAGGAYVPLDPNYPAERRALILADAGVKLLLTREALNSELAENSDSMTAQGGVVYLDRDGPAIAAYPATNPTVSIHPLHLAYLIYTSGSTGRPKGVAVCHGNAVHSTLARFQAYPDPVEAYLLLSSFAFDSSVAGIFWTLGQGGRLCLPNDDAGKDPAELAALIERHRVSHLLALPSLYRLLQEQPATQLSGLKAVIVAGEACTTDVVQHHFDVLPAVKLYNEYGPTEGTVWSSVYLAEPDDLDRPLAIGRPIANVRLYILDRNLNSLPAGVAGELYIGGAGVVRGYLQRPALTAERFIPDPFQADGGRLYKTGDIARYRPDGNIDYLGRIDHQVKIRGFRIELGEIEAQLLKQAEINDAVVIAREDQPGDKRLVAYLVPHAEANTEAVRANVDRLKAQLKQHLPDYMVPSTFVVLEAMPLSANGKLDRKQLPAPDLSEQLKKAYIAPRTETERVLAEIWQEVLGVEQVGIEDDFFELGGHSLLATQLMSRITKRFSIELPLRDLFEHGQIAALAEMIARQQADGNALHAVTILPYPRDALIPLSYAQQRLWFLDQLEPDNPFYNIPVALRLIGCLDIAALAQSFAAIVRRHEVLRTVFDTGPDGEAVQLILPDLIAELEPIDLTGLGAGQEDAWQALCGQEAAEPFDLRNGPLIRARLLRLKDNAEQQDALLLLTMHHIVSDGWSAELLVKEFSALYRAFTQGLAAPLAELPIQYADFSCWQRQWLNGEVLERQLHYWRQQLDGSPLVLDLPTDRPRPAVMTYRGATLSFELPLETAQAIRALSRQHNVSLFIALLAVFQLLLSRYSGQADLCVGSPVANRNRPEIESVIGFFVNTLVLRADLSTNPTVAELLAQIKTTVLDAQQHQDLPFEKLVEALQPERDPSRSPLFQVMFVLAKQEPLTLRLPDLSVELIEDSGKIAKFDLTLHIQDWPDGRISGSWEYNTDLYDVSSIERLERHYQQLLQAIVAQPQCRVSELPLLSEAETRQILIDWNATEVAYPQGRCIHQLFEAQAEKTPGAIALSFEDQHLTYAELNAQANQLAHYLIERGVSPDVLVGICLERSLEMVVGLLGILKAGGAYVPLDPHYPAERRVLIFADAGIELLLTCEALNAELAENAAYPTDLLTRDCIIHLDSDGPAMAGYPATNPSVSVHPLHLAYLIYTSGSTGRPKGVAVNHRNAVHSTWARLSEYPEQVQAYLLLSSLAFDSSVAGIFWTLAQGGCLCLPHEDSSKDPVSLAALIERHDISHLLALPSLYAVLLEQTTQALSRLQVAIVAGEACPTDVVKRHLAVLPDAKLYNEYGPTEGTVWSSIYLAGPDDQDRPLAIGRPIANVRLYNLDRQLNPAPIGVAGELYIGGAGIVPGYWQRPGLTAERFIPDPFGPADGRLYKTGDLVRYRADGAIEFLGRLDHQVKIRGFRIELGEIEAQLLQQPEIKDAVVVAREDQPGDKRLVAYVVPLPTEADTETERNLAEHLKTMLKQHLPDYMVPSAFVVLKAMPLSANGKLDRKRLPTPDFIGFGNREYVAPTGETEEAIAEVWQQLLGVERISRNDHFFELGGHSLLVIQLIQRLSVLEMTIDARTVFITPILANMASAVTVRQNNFEIPPNLLDQAEYEPEETLEEFRL